From Solanum stenotomum isolate F172 chromosome 2, ASM1918654v1, whole genome shotgun sequence:
ATATAactttaaaacttaaaaattataatttaaaatcttAATCAACATTTAATTTATGATCAAACGAAAGCTAATAAAGatgaatgaaaatatattaatcacTACATACTAATAGTTcattgagatttttttatacatttaataaattcctcaatataaatataaaatttatgcaataattaataaacCCTCAAAAACTAGCACCTAATATTCTAAATTTACCCCTAAttctaaataaattataagtaatttttttaaaatataaatatacaatttcaacaaaaattacTAAATTCCAACCAACTATATCTTTAAAGCTGATTCCGTCCCTGAACCACAAAAAATTAACCATAAAATTTGACATAAGAAAGAcaattaatttcttttgatCCATCTAAAAAATTCTATTAACGATATTATTTAATACATATGTACTAATGAAAGATagttgatacaaaataaaataattacgaTATACGTAAAATAGTCTAACCACCAcaattataaaacaaaaaagaagaagaaaatttacAACAAGAAACTAACTTAATGGAAAAGCAAAGTGAAATATAAGGAAAACATTGGAACAATAATAGTGATCATGATGAATATCATgtttcttgattcttgaattgaatttgatgAAGAGAATTGATCAGGACGATTTCTATAATGATAAGGCCACCAAGGTAATATTGGATCAGGAGGTGGTGGCACTAAACTATTTACATAGCCATTATTTGGTGGAGGGTAATTTGGGAAATTATTATAACCACCACCACCACTGCCACCACTGCCACCACCACTTGTTGGTGGTGGATAATTGTTATAATTAGAACCTTGTGGTGGATATGGTGGGGTTATAGCCACCGGAGGGTTGTTTACGGGGCCGGTCGGTGGAGGGTAACATGGATATGGACACACTTGTCCGAAGGTTAATGCCATGAAGTTGAGAAATAGTGACAAGAATAGAAGTAAGAGTGGGAGATGTTTAGTGAACATTGTTTTTTGTTGtaggaagaagaaagaatggGGAGGAGAAAAAAAGTTAGTGAGGAAATAGTGTGAGGTAgttggggtaggggtagggtagggggtgggggctctcttgagggtatttatgtCTAGATTGAAAAAAAGAGGCTAGAGATGAAGAAAAGTATGCAACAAATGCAAGTGCAATGTTTTATAGGTGATGTTGTTTTGTATGTTAGGTAACTTAGGTGGAAGACTTGTGTCTTACATGAACTCATTtggttctgtttcaatttatgtgtcatagAATTATAAATTGTGTCAACACACACACTCCTTCCTTTCTATACTTCATTTAACTCTTAATCATAGGTCTCAAGTTTGAACCCTGAATATGAAGAAAATTCTATTGGGAGCGCTATCTCCAAGTGAGCTCTGTCATGCATGATTCGAATTTAATCAAAGCTTCAATACAGACTCCAAACACCGCGTGgaaaccaataaaaaaaagtaattaacttCCAATAGTTGTCTTTCATAGAAGAGTAAATTACTTGAAATACcctaataatataatttaataacactaacaactaacaaataacaaataaactatcacaTCCTAAAATTGGGATTGACACCCAACCTATGCTATCCTTTAGGTGATCCAACTCTAACCGTTTGAAggttattaataaatttattataacaataaatattatcAAGTTTGTAATTAGTATAATCTGAAAAATTAAGTTCCCTAAAAATAATATAGcatttaaaaataaaggaaaaaggcTTAAATACATAATATCTTACATATTTTGGTCACTGAAAATGATAACAGGAGATTGACATACATAGAATATATTCTTCAAacacaatattatttatttcacacTTAGCTAACATTAGacaatattgtaaattattcaTCACATAAACAGAAACACACAATAAAAATGTATATGTGTATGTACATACACATATAGCACAACATAGATCTTCTATTGCTTAAGAAGGTGATCATCTATATGCTTGGTAATGTCAAGGTTAAGACCTAAGAAATTGAGGGGCTCTGGGGTGTCTTCggtttttttttcatactcaaaAGTCCATGTAGTCCACTCATGTTCACAAGATGTTACAATAGCAAAGAAACTGTACAACTCTAACATATCGCCTTCAATCACTTTCCATTTGATTGATTTTTCGTGAGGATCGATGGATTCAATTACTTGCTTCATAATCTTTTTCTTTCCAtctgaaattaataaaaaatataaaaatacaagagATGTTACTCCTAGTTCAACTGTCTCATTCATCGTAAAagatttaaacaattaaaattaatatcttATTATATTGAATTACCTTTCTTGAAAACATAAGAATAGATTGCATTGGGGAGAACATGGAAATTAGTAAGGAAAATTATAATTTCCATTATATTAGGTTTGATATGACAAAAGTAATTTTTCATGAACTTTTTTTTCTGCAAAACATTTGAAATATAGAAAATTGATGCAAGTAAATCATATATACAGAGAAAGAGAGAGGGAAAATGTATATATGTTACCTTCGTTATAATTCCAGCTAACAATTGAACCAATTTTTACAATTTCACCTTCATGAATCTCAAAATGGTTGACAATACTAGGGCTTATATTGGATACATGATGAGTATTAGTgtgataaatatcaaaaatcgAGTGTCCTCCACCCCTCACCTCTAGTGAAGCAATCAACTTGCCTTTCaaacccatattttcttttgCTCAAAATAGCAATAAGTTGTGAAAATAAAATGGTGAGAAAATGTTAAGAACATGTAGTCTTTATATAGATAATAATTAGCTGAGAAAAACTAGctagtaaaaaatattatcgcTACATATCTTACATGTTATAATTGGTGGGGGATCAAAGATAATTAGTGTTATTTCatttatgtataattatatgttttgtttagttataaatttgatttttacaataaaaattagaTATCCATGCTAATTAAAGTATATTCATTTTATAATTAGATTGAGGtttataaatacatattttttaattcaaggATAACAAAATTATgagaattaatttttctatcatatatatataaatataaaagcaGGAAGAGAATTGCGTCTTTATTAATCTTGAAATAAATCATCTTTATCAAGCAAGTGAAGAATGTAAGTatataaaaagacaaataatgtaCATCCTTAAATATTATTGTAccttttgtaattttatctgccacataattcttttaatttttatttttgtttgataaaagaTAACATGCACGATTTAATTTATTATCGTCTCATGCAGTACATCTTGTGCAGTTGTGCTAAtttaataaagaatttttttagaaaactttacaaaattatgtggcttttcaaataatagaaatataaCGATTTTGTGTTATGTACATTATATTATGTGCTAATCTAATTAGCGTTACTTGTATAATTTATTGAACGAAAGAGCGTTTTATGAAATATGTTATTAGTAGGGATTTATAATAAATGTCACATGTATAAATTTCGAAAAAACTTATCCACATCGGATGTTTACACCAAACTAATGCAATttccatattatttttttcaacacaCTACCTAACTTTGTTAAGtatgaaattgaatttgatAGATTGTGCTATAAATACTCaattttggatcattttaaaaataaataaataaaatttatcctACAAACACTGAAAAGAGAGTCTAAATCTCAAGAATGGTCCCTAATCTAGCTCAAGTTTTAAGATAATTAGACTTTTTCAAGTATTACAGAAATATAAATTCTGAATAGAAGAGCGTTTTATATAATATGTTATTAGTAAGAATTTATTTTACtcaattattttcattaattatacTTTGAAATCTAGATTTGACTactaaattttatgtaattattaaataattaaaataatatattttaaaaaaataataaatctctcttaatttattaaaatggacaagtaatgtgaaaatattcatataaaaaggtattcaaaataaatgtcgcatgcataatttcttttttccaatACACTGCCAAACTTTATAAAGTCTGAGATTGAGTTTAATTGATTGAGCAATAAATACTcaattttatgtcatttttttcccaaaaaggGTAATCCTCTATATCCTTATTAGAGAGAGTCTAAATCTCAAGAACGGTCACTAATAAATTAGGTCTTAGCCTAATCCCCACtaagaagatttttaaaatattgactgattttttttattattattaaaaaaatttataacagataaaattgtcatttaattttaagatGTGAAAGAACTCATTATATTCTTTTAGAAAATTGCATAGGACTCTAAGCccatatatttcttttaaaaaattgtataggatttttattagaaaaaattataatgtcTGTCTGAAATTTGATTAGTATAGCAATTAGCAAATTGTATGAGTCATGTTGGATTGTAAATGATTCTTTGGTAGTTAATAAAATCGTtagttatcaaaaaaataataataataggaataattaaaataaaataaagtatatatatatatatatatataacgttTTGGGCTCTCTAATTATCTATTTTagcaatatttttaaatttatagaaaaataatgacGACCGAGCCAAAGTAAAATGTGCAAATACCTCATTGACTATTACGGTACAAGTATCGGATAAAggcaaataataaaaattatcttattGATATTTTCTATCTCGATTGGTATTCGATTTTTATAAGTCCTTAAAATATTCACATAATTTCATTGACCACAAAGTCGTAGTCTTAGTATTACATTAACTAGTATCcctttaattttaattcatgCACTTATACTTGTCtattactatattaaaaataaatgtctatttttacttttatgattttaaaaatcaagatattataATTTGTCACCTAGTTTCTAATTTatccttattattaattatagtcattgctcaatatatttttaaaaatattgaatttattatattcaaagggtgatatagtaaaattgtcattctactaattatttttaaaaagtatgtCATATCGATACTGGACGAGTAAAAATGGACGGTGGGAGTACTAttcaaaagaatatatatttggaaaatatttaatCTTTGGTGTGTTTCTTGAAATAGATTTTCTTCTTGGTACTCGTTTATTCTCTCAAATGGCTAACTAAAAAGTTACCATTAATTTACTTAAAGTGAAAATCAAACCAGTGTTTAAACTACTTAATCATTAAATTATGTCATATTCCTAGTTACTCCCTCTTCCCcgattcatttttatttatccgctatttcaaaataaattttcatttttatttatcatttagcctatcaagaaaagataattatttttttcatgtttatcgttaacattaattacttattcctcaaatcatttttcaagacatttaAACACCAATTAAAAGATCGATAGTGTGGTAAAATAATCATgacaatcattattttcttaatgagcGTGTCAATCCAAATGTGACAgataaaagtgaacggagggagtattatataGCGGTTCTCATAATTCTTGTGAAAATTGAGGCTTTTATCTAACTTATGATGTACTCCATGCTCATAATTTGCACTAATTTCAAGTTGATAATTCAGAGTTACTACTCAATTTGCACAACTTTGGTCTAACTAATTTTTTGGATCTTGCTTAGCTTGCTTTTGAATACTGCAACTTATTTGTTTGCTTTGTCTATGTGcaatttaaaatcattatataaatgaaatttatgtttCTATCTTTATAAGATAAAATTACTCAAATTTCTGAATCCTTACATTTTGTTTGATTAGATTTCAACGGAATATGTTACTGtaataaaatgattattttttttggtataatGAAAAATACATTATCCTTacattacatatacatacaaGATACAAccatttttgttgaaatgttCTGTTGCTGCATGTACATATGGGTAAGtatcttgtttcttttttcccttGATGAAACTTTtgagttggaaaaaaaaatcaatataagtGACAAAATGacatttacaattgaaaaatCTTAGTAATCCGGTTAATtgactatttaaattttcacCTTAACTTATTAGTGAAGATTTGATTTTCCATGTCTCTCCTAATTTTCCTTTCCTCTATTGTCACATGTGGTGAGCCAATAGTATGAAAAGAAGTACTCAAACAACTTTGACATTTTCCACACTCCTAACCTAAACAGTACCTAACCCGGTTGTTGCATCAACAAGAATTGTGATTGACTCATAAGCACTCTTTCATTTCTAATCAAAATCTCAGGTTCAAGTTTCTCGAGGTATAGAATCGTCTTTGTTAGGGAACACTTTACTCTTAATGAGAGACTTTCCATTCACATGTAAATATAATTACACTCTAATATGAATACAAGacaccaaataaataaataaaataggttgTTGCAAAACTAGCCAAAATAAAGGCCTAACTACCGCACGTTCCTAGATTGACAAAAGCcaacactttaaaatttgtcaaaagtATTCGCTTTTAATCTCcgtcaaatatttaattttatctttaaattttATGGGAATAACAAATTTTGTTAatcaaaaatatcaagaaagtcTCGTAATTATTAAAAATTGCAACACGAAAAATTTACACTAGGATGGGAAAAAAAATAGATCAAAAATTGCACGTCAAAGAGTTGCACAAGAAATGCACTTCCAAATATGAGTtctcataattttatttatttatttttttacaatttcTATCCGATCTGATTAATGGATTACAATTGTAATATTggacaaagacaaaaaaaaataaaatttgtgaaaatctaaaagactaaaattatccaaaaagttatttttaaaactatttttaaacttACTTGGAACGACATTTTATGTTATCTCCCCTAAAAAAAGACGTTCAAAAAAGTATTAACCAAGGTTGATCTCATTCCCCCCACCAACTTTCTACTGCTGACATTCTGTAACGTATTCGtgttaatttatgtgacatctTTTTAATATTGCAATTTAAATAAGAACTCTTTGTTTAATACGAGTAAGTttttgcatatatttttttaattgaaaccATATTGATGTAGttctttttttcagtttttgatTTTTGGTTTCTCACATGGTCTTCAAAGTTCGTATTGGAGTCCCAACTAAATTTGAATCGCATACTGCAAAGCACATTTTGAAGTGACACTCTCAataagattttctccatatccaGGATTCGAACTCGAGACGTTAAGGATAGTTAATGTAGTCCccaactaaaataaaattaacgccaaaagaaattatgagagGAAGAGAAACAGTATATGATTAgatcaaatataaaaagaaacaaaatactGACaacaaattttacaaaaaaaaaaaatacaaagtggaagaaaattaaaatgttattggAACTAGGATCGATACAGATGGATATTATTACGATAAGATAAGATAATATAGCTAATTAGCACTAACCTAAGAAGATTAAAAATACTCTTAGACACTAAATTTCTTGTTTTTGATGAAATCTGCAGCTAGCTTCATAAAATTTGATCAATATTCATATCAAAGCAATAATTCCCAAGAAAAATCCACTGATCAAAAGTGAAAATCCACTAGTAAAGTCCCTTTTGGCACCATTAAAATATTGATCAACGGGGTACAAATTTCCTGGTGGACCATTCATATATATGTATTGTGAATTACTTGGTGGATTTGGACTAtaaccaccaccaccaccaccatcaccaccaccaccgccCTCGgaaggaggaagaggaggaggaggacaATATCCACTTGATGGTGGTTTctttggtggtggtggtgacgGAAcgggtggtggtggtggtggtggagaggGTGTATTACATGGATTGTTACAAGGACAACTACCACATTTGTTCACAATATTAGCTTCATCAAGTTTTCTTGGATTATTCAATAATCCATTGGTTATTTGTGTTGAATAAACcacaaaaatgagaaaaataattggGAGTTTTGACATAATTCCAAGACAAATTTTGAGttgttattgatttttttgCTTAGAAGAATTGGCTATATGAGTGTGTAATGAAGAAATATGGTATGTTAGGTATGGTGACCTTTggtggaaaaaataaaatcactaaaatcaaatgaaaagaaaagggaagtCTTTATTTATAAGAAATGAAGAGTGGTTTGTTTACGTTACTTATAAGTGCATGGaagttgcaaaaaaaaaaaggatatacAATCAAAATTAAGAAGTTTAATTTTTGATATCTAAATAACTTGAATCACGTTTTATAGTACAGGATTTTTGCATTAACCATATGTATTATAGTTAAAAGAATTGGAAAGTTATATGCATTGACGATATAATTGTTTTGTATACAACTAATGTAACTCAACATAACAtagcatattttttttatattaacaataaatatttatcacttaaaatttattaatattttgtatagTAGTGTGATTATGAGTTGTATGGTGAAGGCTTAATCTTCAAGTCATTCAAAAAGCATGTGGTCGGTGCATTTTGGTGTCCCACCATTTtattcttttacatattttatgttctatttttaaaattgttctTTAAACACTTAATTATTGAATGATGAATTAATACAATGGATGTTATAGCATGATTGATGATCAATACTCTTAAAACAACTATGTTGCATGTGTTAGCTTccaataattgtatttttttttctattattacttTGGTCTAATAATTAATGAGAAAATTGAGACAACtagatatataatatttgaactaattaaaaaaattaacgaCCGATAaattctaaataataaaatttatagttttttttaatttagagaGATGAATTAGCAATAGATTATTAAAAACTCTACGAGTAGTAACTACTAAATATATTTGTGTATAGCTACGACAGATTAAATATAAAGTTCGTAGCCAATTTTAATAGTGAAAAtttggtgtgtgtgtgtgggggggggggggNNNNNNNNNNNNNNNNNNNNNNNNNNNNNNNNNNNNNNAACAATATGGAGGAtaaaatcttcttcaacaagaAATAGTCaataaactgagtttttgagattCACGTATTTAGATTAGTTGAAGTAGGCAAGAAACTCTGAATTACTATTATTGAATTTCGCTATAAGTCAAATTGGTGAAGCTTAgctataatatgaaaaatatgggGCATGTGGGGTTCATTTTTCGTCATATCTACTcaagatttttgaaattcttgCAAAACGTATACATTATTCTTTAATACTCTTTATAGCATGATAtaagaagataaataaatattaggGAATCattcacaactttttataaagAGTAGTTTGGACAGCCTATTATTGGTATGAACTTTTAAGTTAATTGCACCCTACATTGCATCATTATATATTAGGCTATCGAAGAATTAACgacatataaaattttatagctaaataataaatttttatgttaattttatttttgcgatggattttaataaaatttagttatttAGGAAACTTTTAACGACGAATTAACTAGATATtactgataaattttgtagctaatTTCATGTGTTTTCTTGTATTAGTATGAAACTTTCAACTTTACACTATGCTCTTTTTTTATAACCATAATGTTTACTTGTTTAGTAAAGTTAGTGTGTGTTTTTGATTAATTACATATGGTATATTGACTATCATtatggaaataaaaaaattaatttaactataaaCTTTGTTGCTAATTTGTTCGTAACTAACAAAATTGCATCGCTGATTTATTTCGTTTCGATTTGTTGCTAAATGAAATTAGCgatgaattttaatatttagcTATAGAATTTGTCTCTATAGCCCGTCACTACTCTGCATTGCAGAAATCATGCTACCGACAAAATGAGATTAGTGTttctaataaattaattaacgtTTGTAAATGTCACTTCTTTTCTTGACCTTTTTTTACACTAAACGAGCTCACAAGTTAAACTAGGCCATAGGTTCGATCGATTCTGTTTTGAAATTTATCGATTCGACTTATCAGTTATCgagttataaatatattaaaattgtgataaaataattatgatattgACTTATCGGTTATTATTGATAGTTGTCGATTTAATCgttaaaatttgacaaaaaaatgaaCCATGCACGTGAGCTGACAGATTGCTGGCCACATTTTAGTTTGAAtggcaaaaataaaataacattatcacaaaatattttttatcttcttaaataatattttcattggATTGGTGGCCAAGTTTTAGTTTGAatggaaaaaacaaaataaaacgattttataaatttatattccgTTGAAAAAAACTTACCAGAAATTCCAAAGCTTTACAATGAAATCATTTTTCGCCCTTCTAATCTCCGTCAGTTTCATCATCGCCTCCGCCGCTAAAACCGGCCACGTCATCACTTTCCGATCACCGTCTCTTTACCCGGAGTCATTCACTTGGGATCCTAAATCTCACAACTTCATCATCGGCGGTACTCGTCACCAGAAACTCCTCTCAATTTCCGAATCCGGCGTAGCTGAAACCCTAATCTCCGATACTGATTTACCGCAAAATTCCTCATTCATCGGCCTTACTATCGACCGCCGTAACAATCGCCTCCTTGCTTGCATTCACCGTATCCCGACCGCCACTCACCCTTCCCCTTTCAACGCACTCGCCGCCTACGATCTCAAATCCCGCCGCCGCATTTTCCTCACCCCGCTCCTAGACAAAAACGACCAAAACCCGATCGCAACCGTAACAGAGATAATCCACCCCGCTGCCGCCAACGATGTCGCCGTTGATTCCTCCGGCAACTCTTACGTCACGAACTCCGACGGAGACTTCATCTGGAAAGTAAACATCGACGGCGAAGGTTCGATTTTCTCTAGATCGGAGATCTTCAAATCTCATCCCGTGGACCTCAACGTCGACTACCACAAATGCGGATTAAACGGCATCGTTTTCATCTTCGATGGGTACTTACTCGTCGTCCAATCAAATACCGGCAAATTGTATAAAGTCAACGTTAACGACGGTACGGCGAAGACTGTTAATTTAAACAAGGATTTAACGGCGGGTGATGGAATCGCCGTTAGAAGTGACGGCGTCGTTTTAGTAGTGAGTCAGCATAAACTTTATTATATTAAGAGTGAGAATAATTGGGACGAAGGAGTGGTGTTTGACGAAACTACCCTTGATGAGGAAGGGTTTGCTACGGCGGTTGTAGTAGGGAATAGGAAGAGGGTATATGTGTTATATGGGCATTTAATGGAGGGTATAATGGGTAATGGAAATAGAGAAGAATTTAGTATAGTTGAAATAGAGGAAAATGAAGATAAAGAAGATAATATATGGTtatttgttttggttggatttggattaacttattttttgttttggagATTTCAAATGCGTAGACTTGTACAAAATATGGATAAGAGGGTAGCTTaggttttgattattttatttttact
This genomic window contains:
- the LOC125857240 gene encoding kirola-like — encoded protein: MGLKGKLIASLEVRGGGHSIFDIYHTNTHHVSNISPSIVNHFEIHEGEIVKIGSIVSWNYNEDGKKKIMKQVIESIDPHEKSIKWKVIEGDMLELYSFFAIVTSCEHEWTTWTFEYEKKTEDTPEPLNFLGLNLDITKHIDDHLLKQ
- the LOC125857228 gene encoding proline-rich receptor-like protein kinase PERK7; this translates as MSKLPIIFLIFVVYSTQITNGLLNNPRKLDEANIVNKCGSCPCNNPCNTPSPPPPPPPVPSPPPPKKPPSSGYCPPPPLPPSEGGGGGDGGGGGGYSPNPPSNSQYIYMNGPPGNLYPVDQYFNGAKRDFTSGFSLLISGFFLGIIALI
- the LOC125857199 gene encoding uncharacterized protein LOC125857199, whose product is MKSFFALLISVSFIIASAAKTGHVITFRSPSLYPESFTWDPKSHNFIIGGTRHQKLLSISESGVAETLISDTDLPQNSSFIGLTIDRRNNRLLACIHRIPTATHPSPFNALAAYDLKSRRRIFLTPLLDKNDQNPIATVTEIIHPAAANDVAVDSSGNSYVTNSDGDFIWKVNIDGEGSIFSRSEIFKSHPVDLNVDYHKCGLNGIVFIFDGYLLVVQSNTGKLYKVNVNDGTAKTVNLNKDLTAGDGIAVRSDGVVLVVSQHKLYYIKSENNWDEGVVFDETTLDEEGFATAVVVGNRKRVYVLYGHLMEGIMGNGNREEFSIVEIEENEDKEDNIWLFVLVGFGLTYFLFWRFQMRRLVQNMDKRVA